In the genome of Sardina pilchardus chromosome 14, fSarPil1.1, whole genome shotgun sequence, one region contains:
- the LOC134101142 gene encoding dual specificity protein phosphatase 26-like: MAFMSRFSRSRSNSRSPNRKDAEKGSPMLTVSELERLLYTGKTACNHADEVWPNLYIGDQEIAADRRELAKLGVTHILNCAQSKWRGGAEYYAGMNITYQGIEAHDSPSFDMSVNFYPASEFIHKALSNGGKVLVHCAVGVSRSATLVLAYLMIRQNMTLVEAIKTVKDHRGVIPNRGFLRQLNGLDGILRTSRSGL, translated from the exons ATGGCTTTTATGTCGAGATTCTCCCGGTCCAGGAGCAACTCTAGATCACCGAATCGGAAGGATGCGGAGAAAGGGTCTCCAATGCTCACAGTCAGCGAGCTGGAGAGGCTGCTGTACACTGGGAAAACAGCCTGTAACCATGCCGATGAAGTGTGGCCAAACCTCTATATCGGTGACCA GGAGATCGCTGCAGATCGCCGGGAGTTGGCGAAGCTTGGCGTTACCCACATCCTGAACTGTGCCCAGAGCAAGTGGAGAGGGGGCGCGGAGTACTACGCTGGCATGAACATCACCTACCAGGGCATCGAGGCTCACGACTCGCCCTCGTTTGACATGAGCGTAAACTTCTATCCCGCCTCGGAGTTCATCCACAAAGCACTCAGCAATGGAG GGAAGGTCCTTGTGCACTGTGCAGTCGGCGTCAGTAGATCGGCCACACTTGTGCTGGCTTACCTGATGATCCGGCAGAACATGACCCTGGTGGAGGCCATCAAGACGGTGAAGGACCACCGCGGCGTCATCCCCAACCGAGGCTTTCTGCGGCAGCTCAACGGCCTGGATGGGATCCTACGCACCAGTCGCAGTGGGCTGTAA